Proteins from a genomic interval of Symmachiella macrocystis:
- a CDS encoding ankyrin repeat domain-containing protein yields the protein MRWFYAVLMTAMIFITGCGGSAGGVNVWDAVEQNDAAAIRTYSNAGGDLDIRSFGGETPLFLALSLKHFESYKALLECGAGPNVIMSKQRVVTHWAAIEEDPKWLKLALEHGANPDLVNIGSGPPNKGTPFHFAISSSHIDNIKLLIEYGADINKPDRLDCPPVTVATLQNDFEVVLLLLESGADYKSARCGGRTFQEIMDERKLIKGKYFDRPEVQDQLRAIETWLEEHK from the coding sequence ATGAGATGGTTTTATGCCGTTTTGATGACGGCCATGATATTCATCACAGGATGCGGAGGATCTGCCGGAGGCGTTAATGTTTGGGACGCTGTTGAACAAAACGATGCGGCGGCCATCAGAACCTATTCCAATGCGGGTGGTGACCTTGACATCCGTAGCTTCGGTGGAGAGACACCATTGTTTCTCGCACTCTCCCTGAAACATTTCGAGAGCTACAAAGCGCTTTTGGAGTGCGGTGCGGGTCCCAATGTCATTATGAGCAAGCAGCGCGTTGTCACACATTGGGCAGCCATAGAAGAGGATCCGAAATGGCTCAAGTTAGCCTTGGAGCATGGAGCCAATCCAGATCTAGTCAATATTGGTTCTGGGCCTCCCAATAAAGGGACTCCATTTCATTTCGCCATTTCCAGCAGCCACATCGACAATATCAAGCTCCTGATTGAATACGGTGCTGATATCAATAAACCGGACCGCTTGGACTGTCCTCCGGTAACGGTAGCCACGTTACAAAACGATTTTGAAGTCGTTTTACTCCTCCTCGAAAGTGGCGCAGATTACAAAAGCGCGCGTTGTGGAGGAAGGACATTTCAGGAGATCATGGATGAAAGAAAACTGATCAAGGGCAAGTATTTTGATCGGCCTGAAGTTCAAGACCAATTGCGCGCTATTGAAACCTGGCTAGAAGAGCACAAATAA
- a CDS encoding tautomerase family protein — MPYVNIQITRGATREQKAELVKDTTDSLVRVLGKQPEHIHVVIQEIAEEDWGYAGLLTDEWKRQQSE, encoded by the coding sequence ATGCCGTACGTAAACATTCAAATTACCCGCGGCGCCACCCGCGAGCAAAAAGCAGAGCTGGTCAAAGACACGACCGATTCGCTCGTCCGCGTGCTGGGAAAGCAACCGGAACATATCCATGTCGTGATTCAGGAAATCGCCGAAGAAGACTGGGGCTATGCGGGCCTGTTGACGGATGAGTGGAAGCGGCAGCAATCGGAATAG
- a CDS encoding type IV pilus twitching motility protein PilT: protein MNEPHLSQHRETTAVLRNALAAAVEQGASDLHVVVGHPLTLRLNGRLQELPGPVLTDEIVAPALRDLCPPERWQLFEAEHNVDFALELNIAGQRGRFRVNYFVNGEHCGGCFRVIPTAIPSFQWAGFPVEVADRLTQIRNGLVLFSGVTGAGKTTSLAMIINLLMQGSGLRIITVEEPIEYVFPTRSGSLITQREVGRDVRSFADGLKYGLRQDPDVILVGEIRDKQTAQMALSAAETGHLVLSTLHTRDAKGAISRYTDFFPQNVQNEIRGQLSQSLQAVICQHLLPSSGGEKRELALEILYRNSPIASAIRSGKTDSIDRNILTGRADGMITFDESIKRLLHAGKIERDTAERFVTDTGMLAR, encoded by the coding sequence ATGAACGAACCGCATTTGTCGCAACATCGCGAGACGACTGCCGTACTTCGTAACGCGCTGGCGGCGGCGGTGGAGCAGGGGGCTTCCGACTTACATGTGGTCGTCGGGCATCCGCTGACGTTGCGGTTGAACGGCCGGTTGCAGGAATTGCCTGGGCCGGTTTTGACCGATGAGATTGTCGCCCCGGCATTGCGCGACTTGTGCCCGCCGGAACGTTGGCAGTTGTTTGAGGCAGAGCACAATGTCGATTTCGCGTTGGAGTTGAATATCGCCGGGCAACGGGGCCGATTTCGCGTGAATTACTTCGTGAATGGCGAGCACTGCGGCGGCTGTTTTCGCGTGATCCCCACTGCCATTCCCAGTTTTCAATGGGCGGGTTTTCCGGTCGAAGTTGCAGACCGATTGACGCAGATCCGTAACGGATTAGTGCTCTTTTCCGGCGTGACCGGAGCGGGCAAGACGACCTCGTTGGCGATGATCATCAATCTCTTGATGCAAGGCAGCGGGCTGCGGATCATCACCGTGGAAGAGCCGATCGAATATGTCTTCCCCACGCGGAGCGGTTCGTTGATCACGCAGCGCGAAGTCGGTCGTGATGTGCGGTCCTTTGCCGATGGTTTGAAGTACGGTTTGCGGCAGGATCCCGATGTGATTTTGGTTGGCGAAATCCGCGATAAACAGACCGCTCAAATGGCACTCAGCGCCGCCGAGACGGGGCACTTGGTGTTATCCACACTGCACACCCGCGATGCCAAGGGGGCGATTTCACGGTACACCGATTTCTTTCCGCAAAACGTGCAAAACGAAATCCGCGGGCAACTCTCGCAAAGTCTGCAAGCCGTGATCTGCCAGCACCTACTCCCCAGCTCCGGCGGGGAAAAACGCGAGTTGGCCCTAGAGATCCTCTACCGCAACTCCCCCATCGCCAGCGCCATCCGCTCCGGCAAAACCGACAGCATCGACCGCAATATCCTCACCGGCCGCGCCGACGGGATGATCACCTTTGACGAATCGATCAAACGTTTGCTGCATGCTGGAAAGATCGAACGCGATACAGCGGAGCGGTTTGTGACGGACACGGGGATGTTGGCACGGTGA
- a CDS encoding NAD-dependent protein deacylase: MPHQQTIDTIVRILRKSRSILFVTGAGMSADSGVPTYRGIGGLYEVESTEDGLPIEAILSGTMIRTNPLLTWKYLAAIASAAQGATINRGHAVIAEMERHFSRVWTLPQNVDGFHRAAGSRNVIEIHGNMRSLSCMGCTFRRNLDETAGLQIPPRCPACDDILRPDVVLFEEALPEESLRRLQRQLETGFSVVFSIGTSGLFPYIQEPIVAARRRGVPTIEINPDETIISSMVDYQLQLGAADALQQIWQRYTLAS; encoded by the coding sequence ATGCCACATCAACAAACCATTGATACGATCGTCCGCATACTTCGCAAAAGCCGGAGCATCCTGTTCGTGACTGGAGCGGGAATGTCAGCGGACTCTGGGGTACCGACGTATCGCGGGATTGGGGGGCTCTATGAGGTTGAATCCACGGAAGACGGGTTGCCGATTGAAGCCATCCTTTCCGGAACGATGATTCGCACCAATCCGCTACTGACTTGGAAGTACCTCGCTGCCATTGCCTCAGCAGCGCAGGGGGCCACTATCAACCGGGGTCATGCTGTTATCGCGGAAATGGAACGCCATTTCTCCCGTGTCTGGACTTTGCCTCAAAATGTCGATGGTTTTCATCGTGCGGCGGGTTCACGCAACGTGATCGAAATACACGGCAATATGCGGTCACTCTCCTGTATGGGCTGCACTTTTCGCCGGAACCTAGATGAGACGGCTGGTTTACAAATCCCGCCTCGGTGTCCTGCTTGCGACGACATCCTCCGTCCAGACGTCGTACTTTTCGAAGAGGCCTTGCCCGAAGAGTCGTTGCGGAGGCTTCAACGTCAATTGGAAACCGGCTTCAGTGTCGTCTTCAGCATCGGTACCAGCGGTCTGTTTCCTTACATCCAAGAACCCATAGTGGCCGCCCGTCGACGAGGTGTGCCGACAATTGAAATCAATCCTGATGAAACCATCATTTCGTCCATGGTTGATTATCAGCTACAGTTGGGTGCCGCTGACGCGCTGCAGCAGATATGGCAGCGGTATACTTTGGCGAGCTGA
- a CDS encoding indolepyruvate oxidoreductase subunit beta: MRSATLTTESSVMFTGVGGQGILLAGDVLAAVALQAGLDVKKSEIRGLSRRFGSVWCQVRIAEEVHSPVCGEGAIDFLVSLEMQEGLRRLPYLNNNGTALINRFWIDSNGTARSEPPPEFDELKYPNCLWLDGTETTHDAEQTRSLNFYMLGALSGILPFDESTWKAAIELVVQPRFLPANLDMFAAGSDAVLVHPAAPRKPK; the protein is encoded by the coding sequence ATGAGATCAGCAACGCTAACGACCGAGTCGTCCGTAATGTTCACCGGCGTCGGCGGGCAGGGAATCCTGCTGGCGGGCGATGTGTTGGCGGCTGTCGCCCTGCAAGCGGGGCTGGACGTCAAGAAAAGTGAAATCCGCGGATTGAGCCGCCGCTTCGGCAGCGTCTGGTGCCAAGTCCGTATCGCCGAAGAAGTCCACTCGCCCGTCTGCGGCGAAGGGGCGATTGATTTCTTAGTTTCGCTGGAGATGCAAGAAGGCTTGCGACGCTTGCCGTATCTCAACAACAACGGCACCGCACTGATCAACCGTTTCTGGATTGATAGCAACGGCACCGCCCGCTCCGAACCGCCGCCGGAGTTTGACGAACTGAAATATCCCAACTGCCTGTGGCTGGACGGTACCGAAACGACCCACGACGCCGAGCAAACGCGGAGCCTGAATTTTTATATGCTCGGCGCGCTGTCCGGCATCTTGCCCTTCGACGAGTCGACCTGGAAGGCCGCTATCGAATTGGTCGTACAACCACGGTTCCTCCCCGCCAACCTCGATATGTTCGCCGCTGGCAGCGACGCCGTTCTCGTGCACCCCGCCGCCCCGCGCAAACCCAAATAG
- the iorA gene encoding indolepyruvate ferredoxin oxidoreductase subunit alpha, giving the protein MTNPLEPLLLSGNQAVARGAYESGVRVATGYPGTPATEIVESASTYGSLEAMWSVNEKVALETALGAAFAGVRSMVSMKHVGLNVAADPLFSASYTGINGGMLVIVGDDPSAHSSQNEQDSRHYARAAKLPMLEPSNSQEAKDFVGIALHLSEKYDTPVMMRLTTRVCHTQSRVTLGSPDPSRNGATGFQPDFDKYVLLPRQAISRHMVIEDRMLHMADLAERLDINQTEIRDTKLGIVTSGMCYAYVREAFPEASVLKLGMTYPLPAESIRDFASKVDRLLVIEELDPFLEEHIRALGIEVEGKSWIPRVGELTPQRILASFAAGVPQPIENGDPEVPGRAPRICPGCQYLGIFSVVSKLGVTVAGDIGCYTLGSFAPWNGIDTVVCMGASIGTALGMEKALKNKGQGRILAVIGDGTLLHSGIPALMDVVYNKGQITILILDNSTTAMTGLQGHPGNGQGLQGRESQGIDIEKLCEAIGIEWIRVANPYDMDETEDILRDALEHPGPSVVISRAPCLLIERKAPVQQAFVTAEACTGCGECMKVGCLAVEKQVLDDNWVARINEDLCIGCTLCVQACPEDAIAPRSLTATPNLIELQPS; this is encoded by the coding sequence ATGACGAACCCTTTGGAACCACTATTACTTTCCGGCAACCAAGCAGTTGCGCGCGGCGCCTATGAAAGTGGCGTTCGTGTCGCCACCGGGTATCCCGGAACCCCCGCTACAGAAATCGTGGAGAGCGCCTCGACCTATGGCTCACTGGAAGCCATGTGGTCGGTGAACGAAAAGGTCGCGCTGGAGACCGCGCTGGGAGCCGCATTTGCCGGCGTCCGCTCAATGGTCTCCATGAAACACGTTGGGTTGAACGTGGCCGCCGATCCGCTGTTCTCCGCTTCGTACACAGGCATCAACGGCGGCATGCTGGTCATCGTTGGGGATGACCCTTCGGCGCACAGTTCGCAAAACGAACAAGACAGTCGGCATTACGCCCGCGCCGCCAAACTGCCCATGCTCGAACCCTCCAACAGCCAGGAGGCGAAGGACTTTGTCGGGATCGCTTTGCACCTGAGCGAAAAATACGACACACCGGTCATGATGCGGCTCACCACGCGGGTTTGCCATACGCAAAGTCGCGTCACGCTGGGGTCCCCCGATCCATCGCGCAACGGAGCCACCGGGTTTCAACCCGATTTTGATAAATACGTCCTGCTGCCTCGGCAAGCGATTAGCCGGCACATGGTGATCGAAGATCGCATGCTGCATATGGCCGACTTGGCTGAGCGACTCGATATCAACCAGACGGAAATCCGCGACACCAAATTGGGCATCGTCACGTCCGGGATGTGTTATGCCTATGTCCGCGAAGCGTTTCCGGAAGCGTCGGTCTTGAAATTGGGCATGACCTACCCGCTGCCGGCCGAATCGATTCGCGATTTCGCGTCGAAGGTCGACCGGTTGTTGGTCATCGAAGAACTCGACCCGTTTCTCGAAGAGCATATTCGCGCACTGGGAATCGAAGTCGAAGGCAAGAGTTGGATCCCCCGCGTCGGCGAGTTGACTCCGCAGCGGATTTTGGCAAGTTTCGCCGCTGGTGTTCCGCAACCGATCGAAAATGGCGACCCCGAGGTCCCCGGCCGCGCCCCACGCATCTGCCCTGGCTGCCAATACTTGGGCATCTTTTCAGTGGTTTCCAAATTGGGTGTGACAGTCGCCGGTGACATCGGCTGCTACACGCTCGGATCGTTCGCCCCCTGGAATGGCATCGATACGGTTGTCTGCATGGGGGCCAGCATCGGCACTGCCTTGGGCATGGAAAAGGCGCTCAAGAACAAAGGCCAAGGTCGGATTTTAGCGGTCATTGGTGACGGCACGTTATTGCACTCCGGCATTCCCGCGTTGATGGATGTGGTCTACAATAAGGGGCAGATCACGATTCTCATTCTGGACAACTCCACGACCGCCATGACCGGCCTGCAAGGGCATCCTGGCAACGGCCAAGGCCTACAAGGCCGCGAGTCGCAGGGCATCGACATCGAAAAGCTGTGCGAAGCGATCGGCATCGAGTGGATCCGCGTCGCCAATCCGTACGACATGGATGAGACCGAGGATATTCTCCGCGACGCACTGGAGCATCCCGGACCAAGCGTCGTCATCAGCCGCGCCCCCTGTCTGCTCATCGAACGCAAAGCCCCCGTGCAACAAGCCTTCGTCACCGCCGAAGCCTGTACGGGATGCGGCGAATGCATGAAAGTTGGTTGCCTGGCCGTCGAAAAGCAGGTGCTGGATGACAATTGGGTGGCGCGGATCAACGAGGATCTGTGCATCGGTTGCACGTTGTGTGTTCAAGCCTGTCCCGAAGATGCGATCGCGCCGCGCTCATTGACGGCCACTCCCAACTTGATTGAGTTGCAACCCTCATGA
- a CDS encoding ACP S-malonyltransferase, which translates to MSVGVRKTIDETAETVKAHSTADPVAWLFPGLGSRFVGMGADIIGKSPAADKLITLAAQKLGYDIHEVCFSGSGRKFVPPRIEAQVIYVINCAYVDVLRSLGRQPQFVCGHSLGSWAAAYAAGAIDFESGLEMVTAVEDLLEQRIPDGEQAMGVIIGLDEETVTRICADEQYVYLANSNSPKQFVIAGRAVGVDAALEKAGEQAAKKTQRIAGSRAMHTPLLADVNRELQTALARITIDDPTIPQMNCDTASPMHTAVDVRRYLGQFLQRPVRWEATMHALGDLSITQFVEVGAAAVLTGMMPFIDPSAKIETVSDLLARDETANAIDPTTPVLTDR; encoded by the coding sequence ATGTCGGTAGGCGTACGCAAAACAATTGACGAAACAGCTGAAACGGTCAAAGCCCATTCCACGGCCGACCCGGTCGCTTGGCTTTTCCCCGGACTGGGCTCGCGGTTCGTTGGCATGGGAGCCGATATCATCGGCAAATCCCCCGCAGCCGATAAGTTGATTACGCTCGCTGCTCAGAAACTAGGTTATGACATTCATGAGGTGTGCTTTTCCGGTAGTGGCCGAAAATTTGTCCCGCCACGAATCGAAGCACAGGTCATTTATGTCATCAATTGTGCCTATGTTGATGTCTTGCGCAGCTTAGGCCGACAGCCGCAGTTCGTCTGCGGGCACAGCCTGGGAAGCTGGGCCGCTGCTTACGCCGCCGGAGCGATCGATTTCGAATCCGGTTTAGAAATGGTCACAGCCGTCGAAGATCTGTTGGAACAACGTATTCCCGACGGTGAACAAGCGATGGGTGTGATCATCGGGCTGGACGAGGAAACTGTGACGCGGATCTGCGCCGACGAACAATATGTTTACCTTGCCAACAGCAACTCTCCGAAGCAATTTGTGATTGCCGGCCGCGCCGTCGGCGTCGATGCTGCCTTGGAAAAAGCTGGAGAGCAGGCAGCAAAGAAAACCCAACGCATCGCCGGTTCGCGGGCCATGCACACACCGTTGCTGGCCGATGTGAACCGCGAACTCCAAACAGCGCTGGCGAGGATTACGATCGACGATCCGACTATTCCTCAAATGAACTGCGACACAGCGAGTCCCATGCACACCGCTGTGGATGTTCGCCGATATTTAGGCCAATTCCTCCAACGACCCGTGCGTTGGGAAGCAACCATGCATGCGTTGGGGGATTTGAGCATTACGCAGTTTGTGGAAGTCGGCGCTGCAGCCGTTCTGACCGGGATGATGCCGTTCATTGATCCCTCCGCGAAAATTGAAACGGTCTCCGATTTGCTCGCACGAGATGAAACGGCCAATGCCATTGACCCGACAACTCCTGTTTTGACGGACCGGTAG